A window of the Candidatus Amarolinea dominans genome harbors these coding sequences:
- a CDS encoding HEAT repeat domain-containing protein, producing MIIVSEVNREQGAGANRAGGVWRRLARRLSAWQAQMERWARFVRWQWQPEARAWLHEQTTRLASASPQQRWQAAAALRGAPLGGRDLAALGDLLHDAEPFVRWEAAMTLKDVGGQVAIGILQQTLAGESPVGLASAAEALAELGEVTAVPRLVELTRHDDPGVRASACAALGRLAQAQDADVIQALIATLKDAIPGVRQLAAQALGRVGAPLAVTPLIAALRRRDEFRLVRRSATWSLGQLGPDPLAVEALSEALTDKDGEVRLLAAQGLGQIGHAKVVNLLRPLVEDWHDTGRGTVAMAVIKAIQEIEARNAALQPPTPEVPIEHGEESLAERKRRLGLMPAEAAPVPPVEAAPVPPPAEAAPVPPPAEAAPVPPPAEAAPVPPPPPPAAEEAPPAPAAEQPAQTDAAPKRPSRRKAEPKRAAPHAPRKKKSPADEPVMPAEGLELNDEA from the coding sequence ATGATAATCGTTTCTGAGGTCAACCGTGAGCAGGGGGCCGGCGCGAATCGAGCCGGCGGCGTGTGGCGGCGGCTGGCGCGGCGTTTATCGGCCTGGCAGGCGCAGATGGAGCGCTGGGCGCGCTTTGTTCGCTGGCAGTGGCAACCTGAGGCGCGCGCCTGGCTGCATGAACAGACCACCCGCCTGGCCAGTGCGTCTCCCCAACAGCGCTGGCAGGCCGCGGCCGCGCTGCGGGGCGCCCCGCTCGGCGGTCGCGATCTTGCGGCCCTGGGCGATTTGTTGCACGATGCAGAACCGTTTGTCCGATGGGAGGCAGCAATGACGTTGAAAGATGTGGGCGGCCAGGTCGCCATTGGTATCTTGCAGCAGACCCTCGCTGGCGAAAGCCCGGTCGGCCTGGCCTCCGCGGCCGAAGCATTGGCCGAGCTGGGCGAAGTGACCGCCGTTCCGCGCCTGGTCGAGTTGACCCGGCACGATGACCCGGGCGTGCGCGCCAGCGCCTGCGCCGCGCTGGGCCGGCTGGCCCAAGCGCAGGACGCAGACGTCATTCAGGCGCTCATTGCAACCTTGAAGGACGCCATCCCCGGCGTGCGCCAGCTTGCCGCACAGGCGTTGGGGCGCGTCGGCGCGCCGCTGGCGGTGACCCCGTTGATTGCTGCACTGCGCCGGCGCGATGAGTTTCGCCTGGTGCGCCGCTCCGCCACCTGGTCCCTGGGCCAACTGGGGCCGGACCCGCTGGCGGTGGAGGCGCTGTCCGAAGCGCTGACCGATAAGGACGGCGAAGTACGCCTGCTGGCCGCGCAGGGCCTGGGACAGATCGGCCACGCCAAGGTCGTCAACCTGCTGCGGCCACTGGTGGAGGATTGGCACGATACTGGCCGCGGCACCGTGGCCATGGCCGTCATCAAGGCCATTCAGGAGATCGAGGCCCGCAACGCGGCGCTGCAACCGCCGACGCCCGAAGTTCCGATCGAGCATGGCGAGGAGAGTCTGGCCGAACGCAAACGGCGCCTGGGCCTGATGCCTGCGGAAGCCGCACCGGTCCCGCCCGTGGAAGCCGCACCGGTCCCGCCGCCCGCGGAAGCCGCACCGGTCCCGCCGCCCGCGGAAGCCGCACCGGTCCCGCCGCCCGCGGAAGCTGCACCGGTCCCGCCGCCCCCGCCACCGGCTGCAGAAGAGGCGCCGCCTGCCCCGGCGGCGGAACAGCCAGCACAAACGGATGCGGCGCCCAAGCGCCCATCCCGGCGCAAGGCCGAACCAAAGCGCGCCGCCCCGCATGCGCCGCGCAAGAAAAAATCGCCTGCCGATGAGCCGGTCATGCCCGCGGAGGGCCTTGAGCTGAACGACGAAGCCTGA
- a CDS encoding GNAT family N-acetyltransferase translates to MTTHALTTAAAKPQLEPTNLRPLNVRRDLGEVADLIYDAFADELDTSGLSALREMRAFGHMGPFTLLLSHFNPDFHDMLAGFVWEEDGEVVGNITVQRVDTYGQRWAIANVAVALPFRGRGIARRLMAVTLDHIRARGGDWAILQVRRDNDVARGLYERLGFEVLGGVSDYRLARVPETVPAAMQPLPGLRSLRADEWYATYELALAATPNLMHWWRPVRADNFRLYFERRLGEAVADMAGHSRVVRLVLPDPAKPNQFLAFLMLRIARWQGTHALRLFVHPDQRGQIEQALIRHALDILTAYPLFPIHISLQAADQETAAALQQFGFAETRTLLTMRKRL, encoded by the coding sequence ATGACCACGCACGCGCTGACCACCGCAGCAGCCAAACCCCAACTGGAGCCGACCAACCTGCGCCCGCTCAACGTGCGGCGTGATCTGGGGGAGGTGGCAGATCTGATTTATGACGCCTTCGCCGACGAGCTGGATACCAGCGGCCTCAGCGCGCTGCGCGAAATGCGCGCCTTCGGTCACATGGGACCGTTCACCCTGTTGCTCAGCCATTTCAACCCGGATTTCCACGACATGCTCGCTGGCTTTGTCTGGGAAGAAGACGGCGAGGTGGTCGGTAACATCACCGTGCAGCGCGTGGACACCTACGGCCAGCGCTGGGCCATTGCCAACGTGGCTGTCGCCCTACCCTTTCGCGGCCGAGGCATCGCCCGCCGGCTGATGGCTGTGACGCTGGACCACATCCGTGCGCGCGGCGGCGACTGGGCCATCTTGCAGGTGCGCCGTGACAACGACGTGGCACGCGGCCTTTACGAGCGCCTGGGCTTCGAGGTTCTGGGCGGGGTGAGCGATTACCGGCTGGCGCGGGTACCCGAAACCGTGCCGGCAGCCATGCAGCCGCTGCCTGGCCTGCGTTCACTGCGCGCAGACGAATGGTATGCGACCTATGAACTGGCACTGGCGGCCACGCCCAACCTGATGCACTGGTGGCGCCCGGTGCGCGCCGACAACTTCCGTCTCTACTTCGAGCGACGCCTGGGCGAAGCTGTGGCCGATATGGCCGGTCACTCGCGGGTCGTGCGCCTGGTGCTGCCCGACCCCGCCAAGCCGAACCAGTTTCTCGCCTTCCTGATGCTCCGAATTGCGCGCTGGCAAGGTACCCATGCGCTCCGGTTGTTCGTGCATCCAGATCAACGGGGTCAGATCGAACAGGCCTTGATTCGCCACGCGTTGGACATTTTGACCGCGTACCCCCTCTTCCCGATCCACATCTCGCTGCAAGCCGCCGATCAAGAGACCGCCGCGGCGCTGCAGCAGTTCGGTTTCGCTGAGACGCGCACGCTGCTCACAATGCGCAAACGCCTGTGA
- a CDS encoding phage holin family protein produces the protein MTRFIIRLLINALALGIAAQLVGPGISYDGWQAVLIVAFIFGLVNAVIRPILTLLTCPLIILTLGIFTLVINALMLLLAGNIAEALGIGFRVDGFGPAFFGGLIISIVSFFLSVFVRDDAERTRAA, from the coding sequence ATGACTCGGTTCATCATTCGCCTGCTCATCAACGCGCTGGCCCTGGGAATCGCCGCGCAACTGGTGGGGCCTGGCATCAGCTACGATGGGTGGCAAGCGGTCCTCATCGTCGCGTTCATCTTCGGTCTGGTCAACGCCGTCATCCGGCCCATTCTGACCCTCTTGACCTGCCCGCTCATCATCTTGACCCTGGGCATCTTCACGTTGGTCATCAACGCCCTGATGCTCCTGCTGGCCGGCAATATCGCCGAGGCCCTGGGGATCGGTTTTCGCGTGGATGGCTTCGGCCCGGCGTTCTTCGGCGGACTGATCATCAGCATCGTCAGCTTCTTCCTGTCGGTCTTTGTCCGCGATGACGCAGAGCGAACCAGGGCAGCCTAG
- a CDS encoding glucose-1-phosphate adenylyltransferase, which yields MILAGGEGARLSVLSEKRAKPSVPFAGKYRIIDFTLSNCVNSGIHHVAVLTQYRPHSLNDHIGIGKPWDLDRTHGGVRLLQPYKGRRAEDWYKGTADAVYQNLGYLEDTEADLVIILSGDHIYKMDYDAMVRYHQEIGAALTVAVMNVPLEETDRFGIMTVDENQRVTEFTEKPKQRDKGTLASMGIYIFDCDALEKRLRQGAAKEPSLDFGKHVIPGMIADDSVFAYPFEGYWVDVGTIQSYWETNLALLEDKPALDLYDTDWVIHTRSEERPPAKIGLQARVVKSQISNGCNVRGLVVHSVLSPGVYVSPGAVVRDSIIMNDTYIGPGAIIDKAIIDKDVWVGAGAVVGEGDDLKPNIKDPDKLNVGVTVVGKGARIPPNTRIGRNVLINSDLDEGNYPGLTIASGETVG from the coding sequence ATGATTCTGGCCGGCGGTGAGGGTGCTCGGCTCAGCGTACTCTCCGAAAAGCGCGCTAAGCCGTCGGTGCCGTTTGCCGGCAAATACCGCATCATTGATTTCACCCTCTCCAACTGCGTCAATTCGGGTATCCACCACGTGGCTGTCCTGACTCAGTATCGCCCGCACTCTCTCAACGATCATATCGGCATCGGCAAGCCCTGGGACCTCGATCGCACGCACGGCGGCGTGCGTCTGTTGCAGCCCTACAAAGGGCGCCGCGCTGAAGATTGGTACAAAGGCACCGCCGATGCCGTTTACCAGAACCTCGGCTACCTGGAGGACACCGAAGCTGATCTGGTCATCATCCTGTCTGGCGACCACATCTACAAGATGGACTATGACGCCATGGTGCGCTATCATCAGGAGATCGGCGCGGCGCTGACGGTTGCGGTGATGAACGTTCCCCTGGAAGAGACCGATCGTTTTGGCATCATGACCGTTGACGAAAATCAGCGCGTGACGGAATTCACCGAAAAGCCCAAGCAGCGCGACAAAGGCACCCTGGCTTCCATGGGCATCTATATCTTCGACTGCGACGCGCTCGAAAAACGCCTGCGCCAGGGCGCGGCCAAAGAGCCGAGCCTCGACTTCGGCAAGCATGTCATTCCCGGCATGATCGCCGATGATTCCGTCTTCGCCTATCCGTTCGAGGGCTACTGGGTGGACGTGGGCACGATTCAGAGCTACTGGGAGACCAACCTGGCCCTCCTGGAGGACAAACCCGCGCTCGACCTGTACGACACCGATTGGGTCATTCACACCCGCAGCGAAGAACGACCGCCGGCCAAGATCGGTCTGCAGGCACGCGTGGTCAAGAGTCAGATCTCCAACGGCTGCAATGTGCGCGGCCTGGTGGTTCATTCCGTACTCTCACCCGGCGTCTATGTTTCGCCCGGCGCGGTGGTGCGGGACTCGATCATCATGAACGACACCTACATCGGTCCGGGCGCGATCATTGACAAAGCTATCATTGACAAGGACGTGTGGGTGGGGGCCGGCGCGGTCGTGGGTGAGGGCGATGATCTGAAACCCAACATCAAAGATCCGGACAAGCTCAATGTCGGCGTCACGGTGGTTGGCAAGGGCGCCCGTATCCCGCCCAACACCCGCATCGGCCGTAACGTGCTCATCAACAGCGATCTTGATGAAGGCAACTACCCTGGCCTGACCATTGCCAGCGGCGAGACCGTGGGCTAA
- a CDS encoding glucose-1-phosphate adenylyltransferase — MKALAMIMAGGESPALSVLTTQRAEPVVPFAGKFRIIDFVLSNCVNSDIFNVAVLTQYQPRELIEHIALGKPWDLDRATGGVRVLQPYPTRDGGGWQRGTADAIRYNLGFVQEQNVDAVLILAGDHVYKMDYRKLLTFHEQTNADVTLAVREVSPFDAYRFGMVKTELDGRISNFEEKPRRTRSTLASMGIYVFKRDVLIDWLLREGKDQVDFGREVIPSLVKSRRVYAHHFDGYWVDIGTLQAYWEANMALLAETPALELDDPRWVIHTRSEERPPAWVGAEARVDGNLLCDGCRIEGRVERSIISPGVVVAHGALVRDSIIMRDTIIGEGAIVDRAIIDTDVVVGAKAEIGAGDDNTPNRHDPARFSTGLTVIGTASHIPAGVHIGRNCVIRPHRNAKDFSDKTVASGETI, encoded by the coding sequence ATGAAAGCGCTCGCCATGATCATGGCCGGCGGTGAAAGCCCGGCGCTGAGCGTGCTGACCACGCAGCGGGCCGAACCGGTCGTGCCATTTGCCGGCAAATTCCGCATCATTGATTTTGTGCTGTCCAACTGTGTCAACTCCGACATTTTCAATGTGGCCGTGTTGACACAGTATCAGCCCAGGGAACTGATCGAGCACATTGCCCTGGGCAAACCGTGGGACCTCGACCGCGCCACGGGCGGCGTGCGCGTGCTGCAGCCTTACCCGACGCGTGACGGCGGCGGCTGGCAGCGAGGCACGGCCGACGCCATTCGCTACAACCTGGGCTTCGTGCAGGAGCAAAACGTGGATGCCGTCCTCATTCTGGCCGGCGACCATGTCTACAAGATGGACTACCGCAAACTGTTGACCTTCCACGAACAGACCAACGCCGATGTCACCCTGGCAGTGCGCGAGGTCAGCCCCTTCGACGCCTATCGCTTCGGCATGGTCAAGACAGAGCTGGATGGGCGCATCAGCAACTTCGAAGAGAAGCCGCGCCGCACCCGCAGCACCCTGGCCTCGATGGGCATCTACGTCTTCAAACGGGACGTGCTGATTGACTGGCTGCTGCGTGAAGGCAAGGATCAGGTTGACTTTGGCCGTGAGGTGATCCCCTCCCTGGTCAAGAGCCGTCGCGTCTACGCACATCACTTCGATGGCTACTGGGTTGACATTGGCACCCTGCAGGCCTACTGGGAAGCCAACATGGCGCTGCTGGCCGAAACTCCCGCGCTGGAGCTGGACGATCCGCGCTGGGTCATTCACACCCGCAGCGAGGAACGGCCGCCAGCCTGGGTCGGCGCCGAGGCCCGCGTGGACGGCAATCTGCTGTGTGACGGCTGTCGCATCGAGGGCCGCGTCGAGCGTTCGATCATCTCGCCGGGGGTCGTCGTGGCACATGGCGCGCTCGTGCGCGACTCGATCATCATGCGTGACACCATCATCGGTGAAGGCGCCATCGTGGATCGCGCCATCATTGACACCGATGTGGTCGTCGGCGCCAAGGCCGAGATCGGCGCCGGTGATGACAACACCCCCAATCGCCACGACCCCGCACGTTTCAGCACCGGGTTGACCGTCATCGGCACGGCCAGCCACATCCCGGCCGGCGTCCACATTGGCCGCAACTGCGTGATCCGCCCCCATCGCAACGCCAAAGACTTCAGCGACAAAACCGTTGCCAGCGGCGAAACGATCTGA
- a CDS encoding HAMP domain-containing histidine kinase: MTNIKTHLHLLERGKPERHAHYMTTLQSETDHLARLIADLLDISWLDQGRNRINLTDVDVNRVMVTLVDAREVLIRQAGLTLEVLPQPQLPPALADTNRLMQVLTNLIANAVNYTPAGGSIILSSALQQKDGRPWVTLTVGDTGPGITPEDQTHIFERFYRGAAARQRNVPGTGLGLAICREIMQRQGGQITLASQVGQGSAFTVWLPPAGAAPGQG, translated from the coding sequence TTGACCAACATCAAGACCCATCTGCACCTGCTGGAGCGCGGCAAGCCGGAGAGGCATGCGCACTACATGACCACGCTGCAGAGCGAAACGGATCACCTGGCACGCCTCATCGCGGATCTGCTGGACATCTCGTGGCTGGACCAGGGCAGGAATCGCATCAACCTGACGGACGTGGATGTCAACCGGGTCATGGTAACGCTGGTGGATGCGCGGGAGGTGTTGATCAGGCAGGCCGGTCTGACGCTGGAGGTCCTGCCTCAGCCGCAATTGCCCCCGGCGCTGGCCGACACCAACCGCCTGATGCAGGTATTGACCAATTTGATCGCCAACGCGGTGAACTACACACCGGCGGGGGGCAGCATCATCCTGAGCAGTGCGCTGCAACAAAAGGACGGTCGCCCCTGGGTCACCCTGACGGTGGGGGATACCGGGCCGGGTATCACCCCCGAAGACCAGACGCACATCTTCGAGCGCTTCTATCGCGGCGCCGCCGCACGGCAGCGCAACGTCCCCGGCACCGGCTTGGGACTGGCAATCTGCCGTGAGATCATGCAGCGCCAGGGGGGCCAGATCACGCTGGCGAGTCAGGTGGGGCAGGGCAGCGCTTTCACCGTCTGGCTGCCACCGGCTGGCGCCGCTCCCGGTCAAGGCTGA
- a CDS encoding PAS domain S-box protein has protein sequence MSVILIVDDNEQNRYLLRVLLTASGYAVLEAGNGVEALALARRARPNLIISDILMPQMDGFALCRECKRDEQLRAIPFVFYTGTYTDPRDAALARQLGAARFLFKPVENDQLISMVHEVLHAQESAQLTAPQSPLTEDATFYRLYNEALVRKLEAKILELEKTNRALAESERCNRTLLDALPDLMFRTHRDGVIWDYKAEHESALYVPPAVFLGKTWSEVLPPQAAKSCMDAIESAASSGGVQTIEYQLELRSGSADFEARVVADEKGDTVFIVRDVTERKQAQDALRRSEEHFRVLIENASDIITVLDQDGTIRYGSPAVERVLGYQQQELMGTNTFELVHPDDLPRALDVFRRGLSNFGVVSEAVELRCRHKDGSWRTLEALGRSLVDESGQTIAVIHSRDITERKQRERELEAQAMLAQAVGETPELQPLLERLLLAARHAIPAAEKGSVLLVEPDGRLRIRALSGYSDPRLYHFSFASDSGYAALTAREQKPLLITDARTDPATRYDGDIEEAFDIQSAIAAPLVIQKRVIGVLTLDATRPAAFSDEELNLLTRFAASAALIIENARLFEDARRRVQELTAVHRTGQDLLHLRTPEELAQHLVHILENMLGYDYGGVLLIDPSRGVLTPFAVINQDREIEIMAADEAHLAARETQIGQGITGWVAQHGQSVRLDDAPADPRYFALWENNRSELCVPIRVGDAVLGVINVESPRPAAYSENDQRVLETVAAQIGVAIQNARLYQQAQQEIAERKRAEAALIESEHRYRSLFEGVPIGLYRTTPDGRILAANQALSEMLGYPAPGALLEVNAADLFLDPDRRVRQKARLAQENVIRQDEIQLRRRDGRIIWARDTAHAVRDEVDGIHFAEGSLEDITERKRAADEIRQLNAVLEQRVAERTAELSEAATRLQDANERLKELDQPRASSLPTFHTSCARP, from the coding sequence ATGAGCGTCATTCTGATCGTTGACGATAACGAGCAAAATCGTTACCTGCTCCGGGTGCTGCTGACTGCGTCCGGTTATGCGGTGTTGGAGGCCGGCAACGGCGTAGAAGCGTTGGCGTTGGCCCGCCGCGCCCGCCCCAACCTGATCATCTCCGACATCCTCATGCCCCAGATGGACGGCTTTGCACTGTGCCGCGAGTGCAAGCGCGACGAGCAGTTGCGCGCTATTCCCTTTGTGTTCTATACCGGCACCTACACCGATCCGCGTGACGCGGCGCTGGCGCGGCAGTTGGGCGCGGCGCGCTTCCTCTTCAAGCCCGTGGAGAACGACCAGCTCATTAGCATGGTGCATGAGGTGCTGCACGCACAGGAAAGTGCGCAATTGACTGCACCGCAGTCGCCGCTGACCGAGGATGCGACTTTCTACCGGCTGTACAACGAAGCCCTGGTGCGCAAACTCGAAGCCAAAATCCTCGAACTGGAAAAGACCAACCGTGCGCTGGCAGAGAGCGAGCGGTGCAACCGCACCCTGCTGGATGCCCTTCCCGATCTGATGTTTCGCACCCATCGCGACGGCGTCATCTGGGATTACAAGGCGGAACACGAGTCCGCCCTGTATGTCCCGCCCGCAGTCTTTCTCGGTAAGACATGGAGCGAAGTGCTCCCGCCGCAGGCGGCAAAATCATGCATGGATGCCATCGAAAGCGCGGCCAGCAGCGGCGGGGTGCAGACCATCGAGTATCAGTTGGAATTGCGAAGCGGCAGCGCGGACTTCGAGGCGCGCGTCGTGGCCGATGAGAAGGGCGACACGGTGTTCATCGTGCGCGATGTCACTGAGCGCAAACAGGCGCAAGACGCGCTCCGTCGCAGCGAAGAGCACTTCCGCGTACTGATCGAGAACGCTTCCGATATCATCACCGTTCTGGACCAAGACGGAACCATTCGCTATGGGAGTCCTGCCGTTGAGCGAGTGCTCGGCTACCAACAGCAAGAACTGATGGGCACAAACACCTTCGAGCTTGTTCACCCGGATGACCTGCCACGGGCTTTGGATGTTTTCAGGCGCGGGCTTTCCAATTTCGGCGTCGTCAGCGAGGCGGTCGAGCTGCGTTGTCGGCACAAAGACGGCTCGTGGCGCACGTTGGAGGCGCTTGGACGCAGCCTGGTGGACGAGTCGGGTCAGACAATCGCCGTGATCCACTCACGCGACATCACCGAACGCAAACAGCGCGAACGCGAACTGGAAGCGCAGGCCATGCTGGCGCAGGCCGTGGGTGAAACGCCCGAGCTGCAACCCCTGCTGGAACGGCTGCTCCTGGCTGCCCGCCATGCCATTCCCGCTGCGGAGAAGGGCAGCGTCTTGCTGGTGGAACCCGATGGCCGTTTGCGCATTCGCGCGCTGAGCGGCTATAGCGATCCACGCTTGTATCACTTTTCGTTTGCCAGCGATTCGGGCTACGCGGCGCTCACGGCTCGCGAACAAAAACCGCTGCTCATCACCGACGCCCGCACCGATCCCGCAACCCGTTACGACGGCGACATCGAAGAAGCGTTCGACATCCAGAGCGCCATCGCGGCGCCGCTCGTCATCCAGAAACGCGTCATAGGCGTTCTCACGCTCGATGCCACGCGCCCGGCCGCATTTTCTGATGAGGAGCTGAATCTGCTCACCCGGTTCGCCGCCTCTGCTGCCCTGATTATCGAGAACGCCCGCCTGTTCGAGGATGCGCGCCGCCGCGTGCAGGAGTTGACCGCCGTCCATCGCACCGGGCAAGATTTGTTGCATCTGCGGACGCCCGAGGAACTCGCGCAGCACCTGGTTCACATTCTGGAAAACATGCTGGGCTATGACTATGGCGGTGTGCTGCTGATTGACCCGTCCCGCGGCGTGCTGACGCCGTTTGCGGTTATCAACCAGGACAGGGAGATCGAAATCATGGCCGCGGACGAGGCACACCTGGCCGCAAGGGAAACCCAGATCGGACAGGGAATCACGGGGTGGGTGGCGCAACACGGGCAGAGCGTGCGGCTGGACGATGCGCCCGCGGATCCACGCTACTTTGCCCTGTGGGAAAACAATCGCTCGGAACTCTGCGTGCCGATACGGGTGGGCGATGCCGTCCTTGGGGTGATCAATGTCGAATCTCCACGGCCGGCGGCCTACAGCGAAAACGATCAGCGCGTACTCGAAACGGTGGCGGCCCAAATCGGCGTGGCGATTCAGAACGCCCGGCTCTATCAGCAGGCCCAGCAAGAGATTGCGGAACGCAAGCGAGCCGAAGCCGCGCTGATCGAGAGCGAGCACCGCTATCGCAGCCTGTTCGAAGGGGTGCCGATCGGCCTTTACCGCACGACGCCGGATGGCCGCATCCTCGCCGCCAACCAGGCCCTCTCGGAGATGTTGGGCTACCCCGCCCCAGGGGCGCTGCTGGAGGTCAATGCCGCCGACCTTTTCCTGGACCCTGACCGGCGCGTGCGGCAGAAGGCGCGGCTGGCGCAAGAAAACGTCATACGCCAGGACGAGATCCAGTTGCGCCGTCGCGACGGCCGGATCATCTGGGCGCGAGACACGGCGCACGCGGTCCGCGACGAGGTTGACGGTATCCACTTCGCCGAGGGCAGCCTGGAAGACATCACCGAGCGCAAACGGGCCGCGGATGAAATCCGCCAGCTCAACGCCGTGCTGGAGCAGCGCGTGGCCGAACGCACGGCCGAGCTTTCGGAGGCGGCCACCCGGCTGCAGGACGCCAACGAGCGGCTCAAAGAGCTGGATCAGCCAAGAGCCAGTTCATTGCCAACGTTTCACACGAGCTGCGCACGCCCTTGA
- a CDS encoding sulfatase-like hydrolase/transferase has translation MPALIDDLLNILLGGILLAYRTILFILALLVGSVMPVPTVSPAGLRDASPVTARVAQPLGLPNIVFILADDLDLDLDTVTTMPHLQALLAGQGITFTHFFVNASICCPSRASLLRGQYVHNHGVYTNGPPPTGGFETFRDLGLENDTIATRLQDVGYRTALFGKYLNRYPYGSPSNYIPPGWGEWYSPSPTAPGYNQFNYTLNENGTLVAYGSDPADYLQDVLTTQALSFITRTVTSGEPFFAYFSSFSPHTPSTPAPRHTTLFTDTLAPRPPSFNELDVSDKPQWIQNLPLLTPEEVQQIDDQYRLWLQSMQAVDETIAALVETLEATGQLNNTYIFFTSDNGYHMGQHRLLPGKYLGYEEDIHVPLFVRGPQAPISQTVPYLASIVDLAPTLADIAGIETPAYTDGRSLLPLLGGSPPAAWRQALLFEQYVGDHHGLRDPLGEPPDPFDSPRFQSAPLFYSGLRTADLKYIEYDTGERELYNLANDPFELENLAASADPTTLAQLAAWLSLLKGCAADTCRSLEMRPPPPPPICAELDFDHSGSVTVIDVAQVAAHWGETPQTPAWDPRYDLDDNLVIDAADMAVIAARWGEICP, from the coding sequence ATGCCCGCGCTCATTGATGATCTGCTGAACATCCTACTTGGAGGTATCCTGTTGGCATACAGGACGATTCTGTTCATACTCGCGCTGCTGGTTGGCAGTGTTATGCCTGTGCCGACCGTGTCGCCCGCTGGGCTGCGGGATGCCAGCCCCGTGACGGCCCGGGTAGCGCAACCACTTGGGCTGCCCAACATCGTGTTCATCCTGGCCGATGATCTCGATCTCGATCTGGATACTGTGACTACCATGCCGCACCTGCAGGCGCTGTTGGCAGGGCAAGGCATCACCTTTACCCACTTCTTCGTCAACGCCTCCATCTGCTGCCCCTCGCGTGCGTCCCTGCTGCGTGGTCAGTACGTACACAACCACGGCGTCTACACCAACGGGCCGCCGCCGACCGGTGGTTTCGAGACCTTCCGTGATTTGGGTCTGGAAAACGACACCATCGCCACGCGCCTGCAAGACGTCGGTTATCGCACCGCCCTGTTTGGCAAATATCTCAATCGCTATCCGTATGGCAGCCCGTCAAACTACATCCCGCCGGGGTGGGGCGAATGGTACAGCCCGTCCCCCACCGCGCCCGGCTACAATCAGTTCAACTATACGCTGAACGAAAATGGCACGCTGGTCGCCTATGGCAGCGATCCGGCAGATTATCTGCAGGATGTGCTGACCACCCAAGCGCTGAGTTTCATCACCCGCACCGTCACCAGCGGAGAGCCTTTCTTTGCCTATTTCTCGTCATTCTCCCCGCACACGCCATCCACGCCCGCGCCGCGGCACACCACGCTCTTCACCGACACGCTGGCGCCGCGCCCGCCGTCGTTCAACGAACTCGACGTCAGCGATAAGCCACAGTGGATTCAGAACCTGCCCCTGCTGACGCCTGAGGAGGTGCAGCAGATTGACGACCAGTACCGCCTGTGGTTGCAGTCCATGCAGGCGGTTGATGAAACCATCGCCGCCCTGGTCGAAACCCTGGAAGCGACCGGGCAATTGAACAACACCTACATCTTCTTCACCAGCGACAACGGCTACCACATGGGTCAACACCGCTTGCTGCCCGGCAAATACCTGGGCTATGAGGAAGATATCCACGTACCCTTGTTCGTGCGCGGCCCGCAGGCGCCGATCAGCCAAACCGTACCTTACCTGGCGAGTATCGTAGACCTGGCGCCGACCCTGGCCGACATTGCCGGGATTGAAACCCCAGCGTACACAGACGGACGTTCCCTGCTGCCATTGCTGGGTGGGAGTCCGCCCGCGGCCTGGCGGCAGGCTTTGCTGTTCGAGCAGTATGTGGGCGATCATCATGGGTTGCGTGATCCCCTGGGCGAGCCACCCGATCCTTTCGACTCGCCGCGCTTTCAGAGCGCCCCGCTGTTCTACAGCGGCCTGCGCACGGCAGACCTGAAATACATCGAGTATGATACCGGCGAGCGCGAGCTGTACAACCTGGCGAATGATCCCTTCGAGTTGGAGAATCTAGCCGCCAGCGCCGACCCGACCACCCTGGCCCAGTTGGCCGCGTGGTTGTCTCTATTGAAGGGGTGCGCCGCGGACACCTGCCGCAGCCTGGAGATGCGGCCTCCACCCCCGCCACCCATCTGCGCGGAGCTGGACTTCGACCACAGCGGCAGTGTGACGGTGATTGATGTCGCACAGGTAGCGGCGCATTGGGGTGAAACGCCGCAGACGCCAGCCTGGGACCCGCGCTACGACCTGGACGACAACCTGGTGATAGATGCGGCCGACATGGCCGTCATCGCCGCGCGCTGGGGAGAAATCTGCCCGTAG